The Glaciimonas sp. PCH181 nucleotide sequence CGAAGGTCTACCAACGCATGGGACGGCGAATCATGCGGCGCTTGATAACGCACGATCGGATATACAGACTAAATTATCACCATTTAATTAATGCGGCAGGGGGGAACGCTTTGTTGCTGTCTTGAAGCGTAGGAATCATGTTTGAGCGCCTATCGCATAGTAGGGGCTTATGAGATAGATGCGGAGGCTATATGCAAGTCAACGAATTGAATACGGAGATTACGTTTGATGTCCCTTTTGATGGGGGGAAGGTTACTTGTACGGTTCTCTCTGATGCGCTTCGACATCTGACGAAAATTCAAACTTCTAAACTTACGCGTGATCAGTTGGTTAGTGCGTTTTTGGAAAATAAGCCATTGATTCGTGCTGCGGCGATTAAAGAGTTGGAGTTGGGGGTGGATGAGGTTGTGTTGACGGCTTCGTCGTTTTAGATAGCGGTTTGGCTAATTTGGCTTCGGTTTGTTGTAATTGAAACGGTTGGTTCTCCGTTGATGCGAGCTGGGCCGCCCCGGTTTGCATCAACGGAGAACCAACCGAATTATTAAACCAAAACCGCGAATAAAAAAACCAAACCCAAACCACAACTCCCACGATTTGCCCATCGCCAGATGAAATCGAAGAGGAAGGATATACTCTACGTCCACCACATGCAGTTAGACAAGGACACACAAATGATCCCCATCTCGATCCTCGATTTGGTTCGCATTACCCAGGGCAGCAACGCCCGTACCGCCCTTGACAACGCCCGCGATCTTGCGCGCCATGCAGAGCAACTGGGCTACAGCCGATTCTGGATGGCTGAGCATCACAATATGATAGGCATCGCTAGTGCCGCAACGGCTGTGGCGATTGCGCACGTCGCCGCTGGCACCAGCACAATCCGTGTCGGCGCTGGCGGCATCATGCTGCCAAACCACGCTCCATTAGTGATTGCAGAGCAATTCGGCACACTTGCTTCATTATTTCCCGGACGCATCGATCTGGGCTTGGGCCGGGCACCTGGCACTGACCAAATCACCACCCGTGCATTGCGTCGCGATCCCGCCAGCGCAGAATCCTTCCCGCAAGATGTCCTCGAACTTCAGGCTTTTCTAAGCCCTGCAACCGCTGGCCAGAGTATCGTCGCTGTACCGGGCGCAGGAACCGAGGTTCCGCTCTGGATTTTAGGGTCAAGCACATTTGGCGCAAGACTCGCCGCAGAATTGGGATTGCCTTATGCGTTCGCCTCGCATTTCGCACCGGATTCGCTCGAAGCCGCATTGCAGTTTTACCGCGCACAATTCAAGCCTTCCGCGCAACAGGCCGTGCCACATGCCATGGTAGGCGTCAACATTATTGCGGCTGAGACCGACGCCGAAGCGCGCCGTCTGGCGACGACCCAGCAAATGTCGTTCACTGACATGTTCCGGGGTGCACGCGGTCTCAGCAAGCCCCCGATTGACGATATCGACACCTACTGGTCCCAGTCGGAAAAAGCCCAGGCCTCACACATGTTGGCTTACTCGATTGTCGGCTCTATGGAAACCGTGCGGGCGGGGATGGAAAGACTGATATCGATCACCGGGGCGGATGAATTAATGGTGGTGTCGGATGTTTTCGATCATCCCTCACGGTTGCGATCTTACGAGATCATTGCCGAGATAGCGCGTGGCATGGAGCGTCCACGATAAGTTTCTCGCTATTTTTCAAGGTAAAACAAAGGAGCATCGAATCAGCTGATTGATTCGATGCTCCTTAATGTATTAATCGTCTATGCATTCCAGCCAAGTCATCTATGGACGGCCACCAACACGCTACATTTGACCCTCTCCACTAACAACGCATCCATCGACCCTCGCCACCAGCGGGCAGAAAATTTCTGTCGCCGAGAATGTCCGACAATGACCAGATCCGTACCCAATGCATCGGCCAGTGCACCGATAACATCGACCGGTTCGCCCATTTCCAAATGCGTCTTCACATGGAGTCCTGCAGCGGCCATCAGCGTGCGACCTGCGGCCAGTTCCTCGCCCATCGTTTGCGTTCTGACAGCAAAAGCAATCTCAGGCGCATAGCCGCCAGCCATACCGTTAGCGGAAAGCTGAATGACTGCCAGTAAATGAATGGCGGTCGTTGACGGCGGATGGATAAGAATGCATTCGTGCAAAGCCGAACGGCTTTCGGGCGTGCCGTTATAGGCGACCAAGATATTTTTGTACATAAACCATACCTCCCGTCAGGCGGTGAGGTTTCGTCAGGCCAGTTTAGCCCTTGAATGTGATCTATTGTGCGCTTTTTATGATTGAGCGGATATACCGTTTTTGTACCTTTTGAACGTTTCTGGCAGTCCTCATCAGCAGGTGTTTAATGCTTTGCCAA carries:
- a CDS encoding DUF1488 family protein, giving the protein MQVNELNTEITFDVPFDGGKVTCTVLSDALRHLTKIQTSKLTRDQLVSAFLENKPLIRAAAIKELELGVDEVVLTASSF
- a CDS encoding LLM class flavin-dependent oxidoreductase, whose translation is MIPISILDLVRITQGSNARTALDNARDLARHAEQLGYSRFWMAEHHNMIGIASAATAVAIAHVAAGTSTIRVGAGGIMLPNHAPLVIAEQFGTLASLFPGRIDLGLGRAPGTDQITTRALRRDPASAESFPQDVLELQAFLSPATAGQSIVAVPGAGTEVPLWILGSSTFGARLAAELGLPYAFASHFAPDSLEAALQFYRAQFKPSAQQAVPHAMVGVNIIAAETDAEARRLATTQQMSFTDMFRGARGLSKPPIDDIDTYWSQSEKAQASHMLAYSIVGSMETVRAGMERLISITGADELMVVSDVFDHPSRLRSYEIIAEIARGMERPR
- a CDS encoding universal stress protein, whose protein sequence is MYKNILVAYNGTPESRSALHECILIHPPSTTAIHLLAVIQLSANGMAGGYAPEIAFAVRTQTMGEELAAGRTLMAAAGLHVKTHLEMGEPVDVIGALADALGTDLVIVGHSRRQKFSARWWRGSMDALLVERVKCSVLVAVHR